A window of Primulina tabacum isolate GXHZ01 chromosome 4, ASM2559414v2, whole genome shotgun sequence contains these coding sequences:
- the LOC142541375 gene encoding serine/threonine-protein kinase BLUS1-like — protein MENKDQKEEDDSSRNNQYPLDSRCYEILDEIGRGVSAIVYKAICIPLNSSVVAIKAIDLEKTRADLDGVRRESKIMTLLCHPNILRAHCSFTVESQLWVVMPFISCGSLQSIISSSFPDGFAEPCIATVLKETLSALSYLHGQGHLHRDIKAGNILVDSNGSVRLADFGVSASVYEWNSSSMILTDVAGTPYWMAPEVIHSHTGYSFKADIWSFGITAMELAHGRPPLSHLPPFKSLIMKITKRFRFSDHYEKGKDGKGKKFSKSFKDMVGLCLDKDPSKRPSAEKLLKHSFFKNCKGSDYLVKNVLQRLASVEKRYKGEKIQRALSLNRSDDTDADDENVCDFPPENGKQRRISGWNFNEEGFELEPVFKNCIEGDQRGLKQVSFGVETMLQENRSNVDVQNGCGVDKGVVMDSLLVLKKSLDCQRQQVVQMITSMCLEESVETMGVSKEEQMIQVIEELRMEVENEKKKRFAVEMELEFLKLQLTRK, from the coding sequence ATGGAAAACAAAGATCAGAAAGAAGAAGATGATTCAAGCCGAAATAATCAGTATCCTCTTGACTCAAGATGCTACGAAATTCTTGATGAAATCGGTAGAGGAGTTAGTGCAATTGTGTACAAAGCAATATGCATTCCATTAAATTCTTCAGTTGTCGCAATCAAAGCCATTGATTTGGAAAAAACGAGAGCAGATTTGGATGGCGTAAGACGCGAATCCAAGATCATGACACTTCTGTGCCACCCCAATATCCTCAGAGCTCACTGTTCCTTCACTGTAGAAAGCCAGCTTTGGGTGGTGATGCCGTTCATTTCCTGCGGTTCTCTGCAGTCGATTATTTCTTCTTCATTCCCTGACGGATTTGCAGAACCCTGCATCGCGACGGTTCTTAAAGAAACTTTAAGCGCCTTGTCATATCTACACGGGCAAGGCCATTTGCATAGAGATATTAAGGCAGGAAACATCCTTGTCGATTCGAATGGATCAGTTAGGTTAGCGGATTTCGGGGTTTCGGCCTCGGTTTACGAGTGGAATTCTTCGTCTATGATTCTTACTGATGTGGCCGGGACGCCGTACTGGATGGCACCTGAGGTTATACATTCACACACAGGGTACAGTTTTAAGGCTGATATATGGTCGTTTGGTATCACCGCAATGGAGTTGGCACATGGGAGGCCTCCTTTGTCTCATCTACCTCCTTTCAAATCGTTGATCATGAAGATTACAAAGAGGTTTCGGTTTTCTGATCATTATGAGAAGGGTAAAGATGGAAAGGGAAAGAAATTTTCGAAATCTTTTAAAGATATGGTTGGTTTGTGCCTTGACAAGGATCCTTCAAAGAGGCCATCAGCTGAGAAGTTATTGAAGCATTCTTTTTTTAAGAACTGTAAGGGGAGTGATTACTTGGTGAAGAATGTGTTGCAGAGATTGGCAAGTGTTGAAAAAAGGTACAAAGGGGAAAAGATTCAGAGGGCTTTGTCATTGAATAGAAGTGATGACACCGATGCTGATGATGAAAACGTGTGTGATTTTCCGCCTGAAAATGGGAAGCAGAGAAGGATCAGTGGGTGGAACTTTAATGAAGAAGGGTTTGAATTGGAGCCTGTTTTCAAAAACTGTATAGAAGGTGATCAAAGAGGTTTGAAACAGGTGAGTTTCGGAGTTGAAACAATGCTTCAAGAAAATAGATCGAATGTCGATGTGCAAAATGGTTGCGGTGTTGACAAGGGAGTTGTGATGGACAGTTTGTTGGTTTTGAAGAAGAGTTTGGATTGTCAAAGGCAACAGGTTGTGCAGATGATCACGTCTATGTGCCTGGAAGAAAGCGTAGAGACGATGGGGGTCAGCAAGGAAGAGCAGATGATACAGGTGATTGAGGAGCTGAGAATGGAGGTGGAGAATGAGAAGAAGAAGAGGTTTGCTGTGGAGATGGAATTGGAGTTTCTTAAATTGCAGCTTACAAGGAAGTAG
- the LOC142541308 gene encoding uncharacterized protein LOC142541308 produces the protein MEAWKHINCDVIPTAETDHQSEKLINEDNTGVGRAYECTFCKRGFTNAQALGGHMNIHRKDKSKVKKRKGEEPSNQSIKPVEKYLNSRCFSHVSSGHEGHQVSYQVYLPSSNPSILTQNYQKNIIPVGRPEEQFIDYMKVNLSMRIGLPPLVDEEEGYRDRILEGNEVDLELRLGHDL, from the coding sequence ATGGAGGCCTGGAAACACATCAACTGCGATGTAATTCCAACTGCAGAAACTGACCATCAATCGgagaaattaattaatgaagACAACACCGGCGTTGGAAGAGCGTATGAGTGCACTTTCTGTAAACGGGGCTTCACTAACGCGCAAGCTTTAGGAGGGCACATGAACATACATAGGAAAGACAAATCCAAAgtcaagaaaagaaaaggagagGAACCCTCAAATCAAAGCATCAAACCGGTCGAAAAATACTTGAATTCGAGGTGTTTTTCTCATGTTTCATCAGGTCATGAAGGGCATCAGGTGAGTTATCAAGTGTACTTGCCATCATCAAACCCTAGTATTCTAACTCAAAATTATCAAAAGAATATTATTCCTGTTGGGAGGCCAGAAGAGCAATTCATTGATTATATGAAGGTAAACTTAAGTATGAGAATCGGATTGCCCCCACTTGTGGATGAGGAAGAGGGTTATAGAGATAGGATCTTGGAGGGAAATGAAGTGGATTTGGAGCTCCGATTGGGTCACGACCTGTGA
- the LOC142541307 gene encoding transcriptional regulator SUPERMAN-like — protein sequence MERSRICLGRNTKQQQSNNSTQDIQEMNVYKFKGKWDFFHEFKNNNKNAEDNQVGAGFSWPPRCYSCSFCRREFRSAQALGGHMNVHRRDRARLKQFSPPKINQNIDPNPSFMSSHWTRFPHYTSPLPPFFPSSHSHLSSCLDSNHASFERSMEEGALFENLKPSSGDLMKMETQKAFNSVEKLGSFVCEKGCENIVKKDLVILDQLEIGLISEYSQGELDLELRLGYT from the coding sequence ATGGAGCGATCAAGAATCTGTTTGGGCAGAAATACAAAGCAGCAACAGAGCAACAATAGTACACAAGACATTCAAGAAATGAACGTTTACAAGTTCAAGGGAAAATGGGATTTTTTCCACGAgttcaaaaacaacaacaaaaatgcAGAGGACAACCAAGTTGGAGCTGGATTTTCATGGCCTCCAAGATGCTATTCATGCAGTTTCTGCAGAAGGGAATTTAGATCTGCTCAAGCTCTAGGGGGACACATGAACGTTCACAGAAGGGATAGAGCAAGATTGAAGCAATTTTCTCCGCCGAAGATTAACCAAAATATTGATCCTAACCCTAGTTTTATGTCATCTCACTGGACAAGATTCCCTCATTACACTTCTCCGTTGCCTCCATTTTTCCCTTCTTCACATTCCCATTTATCTTCATGTTTAGACAGTAACCATGCTAGTTTCGAGAGATCGATGGAGGAAGGTGCTTTGTTTGAGAACTTGAAGCCGAGCTCAGGGGATTTGATGAAGATGGAGACTCAGAAAGCCTTTAATAGTGTCGAAAAGCTTGGTTcatttgtttgtgaaaaagggTGTGAAAATATTGTGAAGAAAGATTTGGTGATATTGGACCAGCTGGAAATTGGCTTGATTAGTGAATACTCTCAAGGGGAACTGGATTTGGAACTTCGACTAGGGTACACTTAA